The Tripterygium wilfordii isolate XIE 37 chromosome 17, ASM1340144v1, whole genome shotgun sequence genome has a window encoding:
- the LOC119982938 gene encoding DAR GTPase 2, mitochondrial isoform X3 encodes MASQKAIANEIGRAVQVAARNGKGWYNPHMAAAAHAVVERIPMVDLILDVRDARLRNYHHRARRIVVMNKMDLASRTHSQGWARYFEQQNCFSYGVNSHNKESVKGLLNFLQAQIRDLKRSGHSSYTTTVMLAGVPNVGKSALANSLHQIGRISAAEKGRLKHATVSPQPGETKNISSLKIASHPNIYVLDTPGILPPEIHDVEVCSKLTLTGAIKDCLVGERVLACYFLSILGSGDEYKKWARFSTYEDERSLEDQKAEFTSASDSDVKRKRQYRTDHTQDFIVQEVRRTLFETISTYNGNPENELDLKELIKIQFTSLREAFQVPAELGDDDAHGKVAAKLLNLYRTGRLGHYTLDPLPMSSL; translated from the exons atggcGAGCCAGAAAGCAATCGCAAACGAAATAGGAAGAGCAGTGCAGGTGGCTGCGAGAAACGGGAAAGGATGGTACAACCCTCACATGGCTGCAGCCGCTCACGCCGTCGTTGAACGAATCCCCATGGTTGATCTCATTCTTGATGTCAGAGATGCTCGG TTGAGGAACTACCATCACCGTGCAAGACGGATCGTAGTGATGAACAAGATGGACCTTGCTAGTCGCACACACTCTCAG GGGTGGGCAAGGTATTTTGAGCAACAAAACTGCTTTTCTTATGGAGTCAATTCCCATAACAAGGAAAGTGTCAAAGGA CTCCTCAACTTTCTGCAAGCCCAGATCCGAGATTTAAAAAGGAGTGGTCATTCTAGTTACACCACCACAGTAATGCTTGCTGGGGTTCCCAATGTTGGTAAGTCAGCTCTTGCcaactctttgcatcaaattggaaggaTCAGTGCTGCAG AGAAAGGGAGGTTGAAGCATGCAACGGTGAGTCCACAGCCAGGAGAGACAAAAAATATCAGTAGTTTGAAG ATTGCTAGCCATCCGAATATTTATGTGTTAGATACTCCTGGAATTTTGCCTCCTGAAATTCATGATGTCGAAGTCTGCTCTAAGCTAACTTTAACAG GAGCAATTAAAGACTGTTTAGTTGGGGAAAGAGTACTAGCCTGCTATTTCTTATCTATTCTCGGTTCAGGTGATGAATATAAGAAATGGGCAAGGTTTTCCACCTATGAAGATGAAAGATCATTGGAAGACCAGAAAGCAGAGTTTACTAGCGCCTCTGATTCGGATGTAAAACGAAAGAGACAATATCGGACGGATCACACTCAG GACTTCATAGTGCAAGAAGTTCGCCGGACACTGTTTGAGACGATATCAACTTACAATGGTAATCCGGAAAATGAACTGGATTTGAAAGAACTCATCAAGATACAGTTCACTTCCTTGCGAGAAGCCTTTCAGGTTCCTGCAGAATTAGGGGATGATGATGCTCATGGTAAAGTTGCTGCTAAGTTACTCAATCTGTATCGTACAGGTAGGCTTGGTCATTATACTTTAGACCCTCTTCCAATGAGTTCCTTATGA
- the LOC119982938 gene encoding DAR GTPase 2, mitochondrial isoform X4: protein MASQKAIANEIGRAVQVAARNGKGWYNPHMAAAAHAVVERIPMVDLILDVRDARIPFSSENHQLRNYHHRARRIVVMNKMDLASRTHSQGWARYFEQQNCFSYGVNSHNKESVKGLLNFLQAQIRDLKRSGHSSYTTTVMLAGVPNVEKGRLKHATVSPQPGETKNISSLKIASHPNIYVLDTPGILPPEIHDVEVCSKLTLTGAIKDCLVGERVLACYFLSILGSGDEYKKWARFSTYEDERSLEDQKAEFTSASDSDVKRKRQYRTDHTQDFIVQEVRRTLFETISTYNGNPENELDLKELIKIQFTSLREAFQVPAELGDDDAHGKVAAKLLNLYRTGRLGHYTLDPLPMSSL from the exons atggcGAGCCAGAAAGCAATCGCAAACGAAATAGGAAGAGCAGTGCAGGTGGCTGCGAGAAACGGGAAAGGATGGTACAACCCTCACATGGCTGCAGCCGCTCACGCCGTCGTTGAACGAATCCCCATGGTTGATCTCATTCTTGATGTCAGAGATGCTCGG ATTCCTTTTTCCTCCGAAAATCACCAGTTGAGGAACTACCATCACCGTGCAAGACGGATCGTAGTGATGAACAAGATGGACCTTGCTAGTCGCACACACTCTCAG GGGTGGGCAAGGTATTTTGAGCAACAAAACTGCTTTTCTTATGGAGTCAATTCCCATAACAAGGAAAGTGTCAAAGGA CTCCTCAACTTTCTGCAAGCCCAGATCCGAGATTTAAAAAGGAGTGGTCATTCTAGTTACACCACCACAGTAATGCTTGCTGGGGTTCCCAATGTTG AGAAAGGGAGGTTGAAGCATGCAACGGTGAGTCCACAGCCAGGAGAGACAAAAAATATCAGTAGTTTGAAG ATTGCTAGCCATCCGAATATTTATGTGTTAGATACTCCTGGAATTTTGCCTCCTGAAATTCATGATGTCGAAGTCTGCTCTAAGCTAACTTTAACAG GAGCAATTAAAGACTGTTTAGTTGGGGAAAGAGTACTAGCCTGCTATTTCTTATCTATTCTCGGTTCAGGTGATGAATATAAGAAATGGGCAAGGTTTTCCACCTATGAAGATGAAAGATCATTGGAAGACCAGAAAGCAGAGTTTACTAGCGCCTCTGATTCGGATGTAAAACGAAAGAGACAATATCGGACGGATCACACTCAG GACTTCATAGTGCAAGAAGTTCGCCGGACACTGTTTGAGACGATATCAACTTACAATGGTAATCCGGAAAATGAACTGGATTTGAAAGAACTCATCAAGATACAGTTCACTTCCTTGCGAGAAGCCTTTCAGGTTCCTGCAGAATTAGGGGATGATGATGCTCATGGTAAAGTTGCTGCTAAGTTACTCAATCTGTATCGTACAGGTAGGCTTGGTCATTATACTTTAGACCCTCTTCCAATGAGTTCCTTATGA
- the LOC119982938 gene encoding DAR GTPase 2, mitochondrial isoform X2, whose amino-acid sequence MASQKAIANEIGRAVQVAARNGKGWYNPHMAAAAHAVVERIPMVDLILDVRDARIPFSSENHQLRNYHHRARRIVVMNKMDLASRTHSQGWARYFEQQNCFSYGVNSHNKESVKGLLNFLQAQIRDLKRSGHSSYTTTVMLAGVPNVGKSALANSLHQIGRISAAGRLKHATVSPQPGETKNISSLKIASHPNIYVLDTPGILPPEIHDVEVCSKLTLTGAIKDCLVGERVLACYFLSILGSGDEYKKWARFSTYEDERSLEDQKAEFTSASDSDVKRKRQYRTDHTQDFIVQEVRRTLFETISTYNGNPENELDLKELIKIQFTSLREAFQVPAELGDDDAHGKVAAKLLNLYRTGRLGHYTLDPLPMSSL is encoded by the exons atggcGAGCCAGAAAGCAATCGCAAACGAAATAGGAAGAGCAGTGCAGGTGGCTGCGAGAAACGGGAAAGGATGGTACAACCCTCACATGGCTGCAGCCGCTCACGCCGTCGTTGAACGAATCCCCATGGTTGATCTCATTCTTGATGTCAGAGATGCTCGG ATTCCTTTTTCCTCCGAAAATCACCAGTTGAGGAACTACCATCACCGTGCAAGACGGATCGTAGTGATGAACAAGATGGACCTTGCTAGTCGCACACACTCTCAG GGGTGGGCAAGGTATTTTGAGCAACAAAACTGCTTTTCTTATGGAGTCAATTCCCATAACAAGGAAAGTGTCAAAGGA CTCCTCAACTTTCTGCAAGCCCAGATCCGAGATTTAAAAAGGAGTGGTCATTCTAGTTACACCACCACAGTAATGCTTGCTGGGGTTCCCAATGTTGGTAAGTCAGCTCTTGCcaactctttgcatcaaattggaaggaTCAGTGCTGCAG GGAGGTTGAAGCATGCAACGGTGAGTCCACAGCCAGGAGAGACAAAAAATATCAGTAGTTTGAAG ATTGCTAGCCATCCGAATATTTATGTGTTAGATACTCCTGGAATTTTGCCTCCTGAAATTCATGATGTCGAAGTCTGCTCTAAGCTAACTTTAACAG GAGCAATTAAAGACTGTTTAGTTGGGGAAAGAGTACTAGCCTGCTATTTCTTATCTATTCTCGGTTCAGGTGATGAATATAAGAAATGGGCAAGGTTTTCCACCTATGAAGATGAAAGATCATTGGAAGACCAGAAAGCAGAGTTTACTAGCGCCTCTGATTCGGATGTAAAACGAAAGAGACAATATCGGACGGATCACACTCAG GACTTCATAGTGCAAGAAGTTCGCCGGACACTGTTTGAGACGATATCAACTTACAATGGTAATCCGGAAAATGAACTGGATTTGAAAGAACTCATCAAGATACAGTTCACTTCCTTGCGAGAAGCCTTTCAGGTTCCTGCAGAATTAGGGGATGATGATGCTCATGGTAAAGTTGCTGCTAAGTTACTCAATCTGTATCGTACAGGTAGGCTTGGTCATTATACTTTAGACCCTCTTCCAATGAGTTCCTTATGA
- the LOC119982938 gene encoding DAR GTPase 2, mitochondrial isoform X1, with protein sequence MASQKAIANEIGRAVQVAARNGKGWYNPHMAAAAHAVVERIPMVDLILDVRDARIPFSSENHQLRNYHHRARRIVVMNKMDLASRTHSQGWARYFEQQNCFSYGVNSHNKESVKGLLNFLQAQIRDLKRSGHSSYTTTVMLAGVPNVGKSALANSLHQIGRISAAEKGRLKHATVSPQPGETKNISSLKIASHPNIYVLDTPGILPPEIHDVEVCSKLTLTGAIKDCLVGERVLACYFLSILGSGDEYKKWARFSTYEDERSLEDQKAEFTSASDSDVKRKRQYRTDHTQDFIVQEVRRTLFETISTYNGNPENELDLKELIKIQFTSLREAFQVPAELGDDDAHGKVAAKLLNLYRTGRLGHYTLDPLPMSSL encoded by the exons atggcGAGCCAGAAAGCAATCGCAAACGAAATAGGAAGAGCAGTGCAGGTGGCTGCGAGAAACGGGAAAGGATGGTACAACCCTCACATGGCTGCAGCCGCTCACGCCGTCGTTGAACGAATCCCCATGGTTGATCTCATTCTTGATGTCAGAGATGCTCGG ATTCCTTTTTCCTCCGAAAATCACCAGTTGAGGAACTACCATCACCGTGCAAGACGGATCGTAGTGATGAACAAGATGGACCTTGCTAGTCGCACACACTCTCAG GGGTGGGCAAGGTATTTTGAGCAACAAAACTGCTTTTCTTATGGAGTCAATTCCCATAACAAGGAAAGTGTCAAAGGA CTCCTCAACTTTCTGCAAGCCCAGATCCGAGATTTAAAAAGGAGTGGTCATTCTAGTTACACCACCACAGTAATGCTTGCTGGGGTTCCCAATGTTGGTAAGTCAGCTCTTGCcaactctttgcatcaaattggaaggaTCAGTGCTGCAG AGAAAGGGAGGTTGAAGCATGCAACGGTGAGTCCACAGCCAGGAGAGACAAAAAATATCAGTAGTTTGAAG ATTGCTAGCCATCCGAATATTTATGTGTTAGATACTCCTGGAATTTTGCCTCCTGAAATTCATGATGTCGAAGTCTGCTCTAAGCTAACTTTAACAG GAGCAATTAAAGACTGTTTAGTTGGGGAAAGAGTACTAGCCTGCTATTTCTTATCTATTCTCGGTTCAGGTGATGAATATAAGAAATGGGCAAGGTTTTCCACCTATGAAGATGAAAGATCATTGGAAGACCAGAAAGCAGAGTTTACTAGCGCCTCTGATTCGGATGTAAAACGAAAGAGACAATATCGGACGGATCACACTCAG GACTTCATAGTGCAAGAAGTTCGCCGGACACTGTTTGAGACGATATCAACTTACAATGGTAATCCGGAAAATGAACTGGATTTGAAAGAACTCATCAAGATACAGTTCACTTCCTTGCGAGAAGCCTTTCAGGTTCCTGCAGAATTAGGGGATGATGATGCTCATGGTAAAGTTGCTGCTAAGTTACTCAATCTGTATCGTACAGGTAGGCTTGGTCATTATACTTTAGACCCTCTTCCAATGAGTTCCTTATGA
- the LOC119982481 gene encoding ent-kaurenoic acid oxidase 2-like has product MGLGWMVVVIFAAFVTLKWLLKRVNWWLYEAKLNEKQYLLPPGDLGLPFIGNMWSFLQAFKSQDPESFLRSFINKYGRTGIYKAFMFGNPSIIVTTPEACRKVLNDDDSFKPGWPISTVELIGKKSFVCLPHEEHKRLRRLTSAPVNGHEALSVYLQYIEEMSISALHKWSDMEQVEFLSELRRLTFRIIMYIFLSSESEAIMENLEKEYTTLNHGVRAMAVNLPGFAYHNALKARKKLVAMFQSVVDDRRYQRKGNIVIPKKKDLLDALMDVEDENGLKITDEQIIDILLMYLNAGHESSGHTIMWVTHFLQENPEIFQKAKAEQEEIVKRRPPTQKGLTLKEYHQMNYLSKVIDETLRVITLSLTVFREATKDVYINGYLIPKGWRALVWFRGVHLDPEVYSNPKEFDPSRWEDFTPKAGTFLPFGAGSRLCPGNDLAKLEVSVFLHHFLLNYRLERLNPQSPIMYLPHTRPIDNYVARITKCLS; this is encoded by the exons ATGGGGTTGGGGTGGATGGTTGTAGTAATTTTTGCTGCTTTTGTCACTCTGAAATGGCTTCTCAAGCGTGTGAATTGGTGGCTGTATGAAGCCAAATTGAATGAAAAGCAATATCTTCTTCCTCCTGGTGATTTGGGTTTGCCATTCATTGGCAATATGTGGTCCTTCCTCCAAGCTTTCAAGTCCCAGGACCCTGAATCTTTTCTGCGCAGCTTTATTAACAA ATATGGGCGTACTGGAATCTACAAGGCGTTCATGTTTGGCAATCCAAGTATAATTGTTACAACTCCTGAGGCATGCAGAAAAGTTCTAAATGATGATGATTCATTCAAGCCTGGTTGGCCTATTTCCACAGTGGAACTTATTGGAAAGAAGTCATTTGTTTGCCTTCCTCATGAGGAACACAAGCGTCTCCGCCGCTTGACATCTGCTCCAGTCAATGGTCATGAGGCCTTGTCTGTCTACCTGCAGTACATTGAGGAAATGAGTATATCTGCCTTGCACAAATGGTCAGATATGGAGCAAGTTGAGTTCCTATCTGAACTTAGGAGGCTTACTTTCAGAATAATAATGTACATCTTCCTTAGCTCAGAGAGTGAAGCGATAATGGAGAATTTGGAGAAAGAATACACTACGCTTAATCATGGAGTTAGAGCCATGGCAGTCAATCTTCCGGGTTTTGCTTACCATAATGCTCTCAAG gcCCGGAAAAAGCTAGTGGCTATGTTCCAATCTGTAGTGGATGATCGAAGATATCAGAGGAAAGGCAATATTGTTATACCAAAGAAGAAAGACTTGTTGGATGCTCTGATGGATGTTGAAGATGAAAATGGTCTGAAAATTACTGACGAGCAGATCATTGATATCCTGTTGATGTACCTGAATGCGGGTCATGAATCTTCCGGCCATACCATCATGTGGGTTACTCATTTCCTTCAAGAAAATCCTGAAATTTTCCAAAAGGCCAAG GCTGAGCAAGAGGAGATTGTGAAAAGGAGGCCACCAACACAGAAGGGGTTGACGCTTAAGGAGTATCACCAGATGAATTACCTTTCAAAG GTGATAGACGAGACGCTTCGTGTTATAACATTGTCACTCACTGTTTTCCGCGAGGCTACAAAGGATGTCTACATAAATG GTTATCTTATCCCCAAGGGTTGGAGAGCTCTGGTATGGTTTAGGGGTGTCCACTTGGATCCTGAAGTTTATTCAAATCCAAAGGAGTTTGATCCTTCGAGATGGGAG GATTTTACACCCAAAGCAGGAACTTTCCTTCCCTTCGGAGCGGGGAGCAGGTTGTGCCCCGGAAACGATCTTGCCAAGCTTGAAGTATCTGTTTTTCTTCATCACTTTCTGCTTAACTATCG GCTTGAAAGATTGAATCCCCAGAGCCCCATAATGTACCTGCCTCACACAAGGCCGATAGACAACTACGTCGCAAGGATCACAAAATGTTTATCATAA
- the LOC119982482 gene encoding protoheme IX farnesyltransferase, mitochondrial-like produces the protein MWRNSLSLSSSLLQNPNSYVSSSLSKSAINGVVSSQLLSHYSSSPPSIPSATATSHSDSLKVGLGIGLLNHKSDGVRGFVSSSGAIGELSSLASAYVDLARHYGRCYWELSKARLSLLVVATSGTGYVLGSGNAVDLSGLCWTCAGTMMVAASANTLNQVFEINNDARMKRTRQRPLPSGRITIPHAVAWATSAGLVGTAILASKANMFAAGFGASTLVLYAFVYTPLKQIHPVNTWVGAIVGAIPPLLGWAAASGQVSLNAMILPAALYFWQIPHFMALAYLCRNDYAAGGFRMFSLADASGHRTALVALRNCLYLVPLGFLAYDWGLASGWFCLESSAITLAISAAAFSFYRNRTTKKARRMFHASLLYLPVFMSGLLFHRVSDNQQYLREDSSDTVFQLSFSEPSVIDDDENASWKKNARDSSVSSSFHRPLVAYASIAPFPFLPVPYYSAP, from the exons ATGTGGAGGAACTCACTGAGTTTATCTTCGTCGCTGTTGCAGAATCCCAATAGCTATGTATCATCGTCGTTATCAAAGTCCGCCATTAACGGAGTCGTTAGTTCGCAACTGTTATCTCACTATTCGTCGTCACCCCCGTCTATCCCTTCCGCGACAGCAACATCTCATTCGGATTCATTGAAAGTCGGATTGGGGATAGGGCTTCTGAATCATAAATCTGATGGAGTTCGAGGATTTGTGTCTTCCTCGGGCGCTATCGGCGAGCTCTCCTCTTTGGCTTCGGCATATGTTGACCTCGCCCGCCACTACGGTCGCTGCTATTGGGAACTCTCCAAAGCTCGCCTCAG CTTGCTAGTAGTTGCAACTTCTGGAACGGGATATGTTCTCGGGAGTGGCAATGCTGTTGATCTTTCCGGGCTTTGTTGGACTTGCGCTGGTACCATGATGGTTGCTGCATCTGCCAACACCTTAAATCAG GTGTTTGAAATAAACAACGATGCTAGAATGAAGAGAACAAGGCAAAGACCATTACCCTCAGGGCGCATCACTATTCCTCATGCTGTTGCCTGGGCAACTTCTGCTGGTTTAGTTGGCACAGCTATATTAGCTAGCAAA GCTAATATGTTCGCAGCTGGGTTTGGAGCTTCAACCCTTGTTCTTTATGCATTTGTGTACACACCATTAAAGCAGATTCATCCAGTCAACACGTGGGTTGGGGCTATCGTTGGTGCTATTCCTCCTCTCCTTGG GTGGGCTGCAGCCTCTGGCCAGGTTTCACTGAATGCAATGATTCTCCCTGCTGCTCTTTACTTTTGGCAAATACCTCACTTTATGGCCCTTGCATATTTGTGCCGAAATGATTATGCTGCTGGAGG GTTTAGGATGTTCTCGCTTGCGGATGCTTCTGGTCACAGAACTGCCTTGGTGGCTTTGCGGAACTGCCTATATCTTGTTCCGTTGGGCTTCTTAGCCTATGACT GGGGTTTGGCATCTGGTTGGTTTTGTCTTGAATCATCAGCCATCACCCTAGCCATAAGTGCTGCAGCATTTTCATTTTACAGAAACCGGACAACAAAAAAAGCTAGAAGGATGTTCCACGCTAGCCTCTTGTATCTACCCGTATTTATGTCTGGGCTCCTGTTTCACCGAGTCTCCGATAACCAACAATACCTTAGAGAAGACAGTTCAGATACAGTATTCCAGCTTTCATTTTCTGAACCATCTGTaatagatgatgatgaaaatgcTAGTTGGAAGAAGAATGCCAGGGATTCCAGTGTTAGTTCGAGCTTTCATCGTCCTCTTGTAGCCTATGCCTCCATCGCGCCTTTTCCTTTTCTGCCAGTGCCATATTATTCTGCTCCTTGA
- the LOC119982859 gene encoding NADH dehydrogenase [ubiquinone] 1 alpha subcomplex assembly factor 3-like, producing the protein MAVRQRAVTTLPKLIQSLRKERPKPIYNNHALPSLRRAFSLYDQINLIDKVPDDQLLFQQYHDDGFTVNGVRYEGSLLCVGNLLMSWSPKKFSEITPDSLSMFQIMRPIPEILILGCGRDIQPVDPELRHFIRSTGMKLEAVDSRNAASTYNILNEEGRIVAAALIPYGVST; encoded by the exons ATGGCGGTGAGACAGAGAGCAGTAACAACTCTTCCAAAGCTGATACAGAGTCTGAGGAAGGAGCGCCCAAAGCCAATATATAATAATCATGCGTTGCCATCGCTGAGACGGGCTTTCTCCCTCTACGATCAGATCAATCTCATTGATAAAGTCCCCGACGACCAGCTCCTCTTTCAACA GTATCATGACGACGGTTTCACCGTGAACGGGGTTCGGTATGAAGGCAGCTTGCTCTGCGTGGGGAATTTGCTCATGTCTTGGTCCCCTAAAAAGTTCTCTGAGATTACTCCAGACAG TTTATCTATGTTTCAGATCATGCGGCCTATTCCTG AAATTCTGATCCTTGGCTGTGGAAGGGACATTCAACCCGTGGATCCTGAACTTAGGCACTTCATTCGGTCTACTGGCATGAAGTTAGAAGCTGTCGACTCG AGAAATGCTGCATCAACTTACAACATATTGAACGAAGAAGGCAGGATTGTTGCTGCTGCGCTTATCCCGTATGGAGTTTCTACATGA
- the LOC119982858 gene encoding WD-40 repeat-containing protein MSI1-like, with translation MGKDEEVRGEIEERMINEEYKIWKKNTPFLYDLVITHALEWPSLTVEWLPGREEPPGKDYAVQKMILGTHTSENEPNYLMLAQVQLPLDDTENDARHYDDDRSDLGGFGAANGKVQIVQQINHDGEVNRARYMPQNPFIIATKTIGAEVFVFDHSKHPSKPPLDGACNPDLRLRGHTTEGYGLSWSKFKQGHLLSGSDDAQICLWDVNVTPKNKALDATQIFKVHEGVVEDVAWHLRHEYLFGSVGDDQYLHIWDLRAPLVTKPAQSVVAHQSEVNCLAFNPFNEWVVATGSTDKTVKLFDLRKISNALHTFDCHKEEVFQVGWNPKNETILASCCLGRRLMVWDLSRIDEEQTPEDAEDGPPELLFIHGGHTSKISDFSWNPCEDWVIASVAEDNILQIWQMAENIYHDEDDIPADDTTKVS, from the exons ATGGGGAAGGACGAGGAGGTGAGGGGAGAGATTGAGGAGAGAATGATAAACGAAGAGTACAAAATCTGGAAAAAGAACACTCCTTTCCTTTACGATTTGGTCATTACTCATGCCCTAGAGTGGCCGTCTCTCACCGTCGAATGGCTTCCCGGCAGGGAGGAGCCACCGGGGAAGGACTACGCCGTCCAGAAGATGATTCTTGGTACTCACACCTCCGAGAACGAGCCCAATTACCTCATGCTTGCACAGGTTCAGCTTCCCCTCGATGATACCGAGAACGATGCTCGCCACTACGATGATGACCGGTCCGACCTCGGCGGATTCGGTGCCGCTAACGGCAAGGTGCAGATTGTACAGCAGATCAACCACGACGGCGAGGTCAATCGCGCTAGGTATATGCCGCAGAACCCCTTTATTATCGCTACCAAGACCATCGGTGCAGAAGTGTTTGTTTTCGACCACAGTAAGCATCCTTCGAAGCCCCCTCTTGACGGCGCGTGCAACCCCGACCTGCGGCTTAGGGGTCACACCACCGAGGGTTATGGGTTGTCTTGGAGCAAGTTCAAGCAGGGGCATTTGCTTAGCGGTTCTGATGATGCCCAAATCTGTCTATGGGATGTCAACGTCACTCCCAAGAACAAGGCCCTTGATGCTACACAGATCTTCAAGGTCCACGAGGGTGTTGTTGAGGATGTGGCCTGGCATCTTAGGCATGAATACCTGTTTGGTTCTGTAGGTGATGACCAATACCTGCATATATGGGATCTCCGCGCTCCGTTGGTTACCAAGCCTGCCCAGTCCGTAGTTGCTCACCAGAGTGAG GTTAACTGCTTAGCTTTTAATCCATTCAATGAATGGGTTGTGGCAACGGGGTCTACTGATAAGACTGTTAAGTTATTTGATCTGCGCAAGATCAGCAATGCACTCCACACGTTTGATTGTCACAA AGAGGAAGTTTTCCAAGTGGGGTGGAATCCAAAGAATGAGACTATTCTTGCTTCGTGTTGCCTTGGGAGACGGCTTATGGTGTGGGATCTTAGCAG GATTGATGAGGAACAGACGCCAGAGGATGCTGAAGATGGTCCCCCTGAGTTGCTCTTCATTCACGGTGGTCACACTAGTAAAATATCGGATTTCTCGTGGAACCCTTGTGAAGATTGGGTTATTGCTAGTGTTGCTGAAGATAACATCCTTCAAATATGGCAGATGGCAGAGAATATCTATCATGACGAAGACGATATACCAGCAGATGACACCACAAAAGTTTCTTAA